CAGTATGACCATGATTTGATCTTGCATACTTGAAGTTGCTTAGCCTTATCAGATGTTTAAATAACAATACACATATGATGATGTGTTTAACCATAGCTGGAGACACTGTAAGTCTTGAAAGATTTTTCCTGAGATGTGAAACATGCAAAATTGTGTTCACAAACATTGTTGATGCGCAAAAAGTTGAATTTCATGTTAAAATTGTAATCTAACTGCaggattcttcttttttaagccaccttcagttttgtttgaatTGAATACAACATGgtgcaaattttaaattaagGACTTTATTCTCTAACTCATTGAGAATTGAtgaaaatcaaatcaataattaataatCATAATGAAATTGGTATTGCAAAGTTTTTAGGAATTCCTATCCCTATTATGACTCTTATAAGTTACTAATTTTAAGACAGATGAGTATATATGATTCTCATTTTCATGTGTTCTTTGTGACAGGATGAGCTGGATGATACTGCCCAGGTTTGGAATGCACACTCCATCAGGCCATCAAACAACAGAAATATCCCCAGTGGTTGACCCAATGTGATGTATGCATTACCTGAGCTCTACAGGACAAGATACTTTCTTTGCTTTGTTGAAGAGGAACATGTTGAAGTATGCAAAAATGAGTGCATTTCTCGACTGACCAAACCATGTGATCCAGATGTCTTTGACCTCTGCAACATCCTTATGGCAGAGTCCCATCTGACCTTACCCACAGACGCTTACCAGGCTTTGAACTTGTATATGCATCTAAGAGAGGCAATCATTGCATCACTTTAAAATGTGCTGACTGCAAGGAAGAACATTTTTCAGCACCTTTACAAGCCAACTTTGAATGGCATGCAGATGTAAACAaactgtgtttcttttctttcaaaagtatttcaTTATGTTTTCTAGAAGGGACAATGAAGAAATGTATTAGTTCATTTGAGTTTCATGAACTGTCAGTTTATTTAACTGGTTCTAAccattttgtaaatatgtaatatctgtttcagatcaaaataaactttgtgaAAGCAAAGATTTACTTGTCAaacaaagataaacataaaaggaaaagaagggtgttttagtataaaaaatatttatctgaaaatgtaattctgtgatcaaaacaaaatgcttcttTTAAGTGATAAACTGTTCTGCcgttctatttttaaaatgaatgttgcattaattaactttttaaaatctgaaatgctaaaaagaaaggaaaatatttcaaacaatcaACATGATACAAAGCAAAATGCATATTTCTTGCCTCTGAAGTTAATAAGGGTTGTAAACACAAttatgaactttttaaaaaatctgtaaaaaaaacattaagagctTAAACAGTAAACCTTACTGAAAGAACAAACTCGGCTTAAAGCAACATTGCACAGAGGCTACATCAACAGATCGGTCTTGTAGTACAGCAtcttgaaagaaaatgagaacaCATTTCTGCTTAATTACAAAAAAGGGGTTAGAATATGATAAAATCAAAGGAGCACTTCTTCAtacattgaaaaacaaaatcttaccaagtaattctggtctagtttctagtgaaaatatcctgttgcacttaaaataagacaaattaacttaaaagtaacttttcagcaacatatagttttaagtaagtaattccttaatattgatgagaaagtaCTTGCtctattggcagataaattaacttataggaaaaatatcttattataagttaaataatcttcCAATATAAACAGTActttttgatcaatattaaggaattatttacttaaaacaagatcttaaaatcttgtagaaaagtaatttttacattaatttgtaTTATTCACAAGGtatctttgaaaataaatacaattcaaatgtaaagtaacaaaaacatacaGCCAAACCATAAGAACATAAAATCAATTGCTGTATGACTGAAtgcattaaatatgtaaatatgaaatttagaaagaaaaattgCATTCAAAATTTCCAACCAAAACACAAAGGTGCTGTAAATACCTCCCATCAACTTCAAATTATGTCCATTTCAAAGTAATTACTGGAAAGGATGTTGTCGAACTCTGTGCGAAAGTCTGGGTAAGAACTATAAGTGCCAGGAAGTTCTAGGGTAGCTCCACAGGTGCGAGCAACAGGCCTTCTGTTAAGCCCAATTTCAGTGTTGAAACTAATGAGAATTTTGTCAACACAGATTACAGAAGAGCCGGTGCAGAAACGCAGTATTTTTTCGGCCTTGTCTTCATCAGCATTTTTTACAAAACGTTGAAGGTGGTTAAAGGTTGTCTGTTCTCTCTGGGACAGCGTCACATTTGCTTATTCAAACAGCTGTAACAGTCTTTTACCTGAGgccttctttttttcatacaaagACAACAGACTTTTCTTGTCTGCAAGTTCCACTTGTACACATGCCATGGATGTGGAGAAGCAATCCAATATATACTTTGGCTCTTGAAGAATTGCCTTGTGAGCCATGGTTTCAATGGCCTGCTGAATGTTCTCATTGGGAGGCAGGAAGTGGGACCCCATCCTTGTGAAGAGGTCTAGCAAGTCCTCTTCATCACCTTGATCCATGGTGCCCCGTAGAGCCTTCTCAACAGCTGATATCTCTACTAGAGGGAAGTAGTTGAGAAATGATGGGATCAATACATCATCATCCACTGATTCAATTCCATGGACACAAGCTAAAATGAAAGCTTTTGATAGCCTCACTGGAATGACTCCATGGTCTAGAAATCCTTTCACCCAAATGTGTCCAATGGCTTGCCATTCAGACTCACAAAAGTCAGGCCTCAACCTGGGAACTCGCTCTGTTTCACCCTCACACTGTTCCAAAAACTGCTCCCAAAATGCAGTGTAAACCTCCCTTGATACCCCAGCATCATCAATTGCTCTTTCATTCACAAACTCAATTTTTAAAGTCTgattcaaaatgttgttttccatAAACACAGCCAGAAGATCTTCCACAACCTTGATCCTGCAAATTGACACATGTAGATGGTTTGCTAGATTTTCTGAGTTACCAGCTGAAACAGATTGGGGCAGTAGACAGCTTGAATTTGGGTGAGAATCTTCTGGTGGAATCAAGCCAGAGTCCTGGGTAAAAGATAAAGCAATAACCATTATTAACAACACAGATACAAATATAAGATTTCTACAAACAGATTGGGCATTTGTTTGTTAATATTCTCTTCATTACTATGTTATGATTACCAAGCTAATTTGTAGAACTTTGGAAGATCTGGTGGAACACTAACCCTTCTGCtattctgaaaaatatatattcaattcaataaataaaaatatattcaattcAAAAGATGTAATatgacctttaaaaaaaggtgGTACTGAGTTGTTCATTACAGAGAAGAAAATGAGCTCTGGGTTGTGTTGACTGTGTCCATTTCACCTGGCCAGTTTGTCCTGCCTCCATATTACTGGTTTGTATTTGTGATGAGAAGAGACTCCTGGCTGAAGGCAACAGTATCGGGGAACCATGTTCAAAGGGACTGCTGAGATCGTCCTGAATGACAAAGTTGTACAGTATTGTAATATATAAAGTTATGTTTGATTACAGCACACAACACAAGTGTTAAACTATTCATACCTTTGCCTTAAGATagatatttatttcagttgattaaaaatacataacaaaaaaactatGTAAATTCTACCAAATAATATGTTACTATTTTACCTCAATTCAAATGTCACATATCACTTCTATAAGTATCTAAATCGTATCACGGCAAAGCGTTTCTGATCTTACCTGTACAACTTCTTCAGTGTTGTCATAATTTAGTGTTACGACTATGTCACTGTCATCATCCAATCCAATTAGGTCCTCTTCAGGATTCCATACAACCGTGTCTCCCTCATCCATGTGTGGAACAGATCCAGAATTTTCAGAGCTGAAGGGCTGGGGTTGCCGAGGTGTGGATTCAGAATGAGGTGGATCTGTGAAATCAACAACTCCAGAACGGTTGTAGGAAGAGTCTAGGTGATTCAAAGTTTGATCATCACAATCACTTAAATCCTCCATTTCACCAAAAGATCCTTTTCTAGCTGTTGGGGTTGAATCCATGTCATTTGGTTGTTCAGGACTTTGACAATCTTCTTCAGATGAATACTGAactgtttcttctttctttgtgcAAATGTAAAACCTTAGAAGCTTCAGCTTGGTTTTTTCATAAAGATTTCCGACTCTTTCATctaaagaaatcagattttttttgaagTCACAAACTTCAAAAAGAAAGTCTTTAATTACCCCTTTGGTGGAGGTcccatctggaaaaaaaaaagctcctttcCCATTTCAAGAATTTGAGAAACAGTTGTACTTTTATCCACTGTTGCATGCCTCCTTCCTCCACCATTTCTTCTTCTCACTTCTTTTcatcaatgtgaaaatgaaGCCACCCAATTTCAATTTTTCTTGAAGTCCTCCCTGCTGCCTTACTTCTTTCTCTTGCCATCTCCACCCCTTGCATTTGGAACAAACCAGATGTGCTACAAACAGCTCTTTTGGTCCTAGATCTCATTTTCCGTGCTCCAATTTTATCTCTTAAGTTCTGGAGAATAGTATCTTTTTCTGCAATAAGTGTACTTTGCTGACAAAAAGACAGAACTGCTATTCTGTCACCTTATGAAGTGATGTAATTGGTCATTTATTCGTCTGTCATTATAGACGGCACAGCCTTGTCCACCtggagacataaaaaaaaaaaatcagaataaagaCATCCacatctttttatatatatatatatatttagtaaTAGTTGTATTTCAGAAAGCCATGCAAAAACTTCTTGTGTAGCAGTTAGGTGTCAGTTCTTCaaatacagtggggcaaaaaagtatttagtcagccaccaattgtgcaagttctcccacttaaaaagatgatagaggcctgtaattttcatcatagatgtacctcaactatgagagacaaaaggagaaaaaaaatccagaaaatcacattttctgatttttaaagaatttatttgcaaaatatggtggaaaataagtatttggtcaataacaaaagttcatctcaatactttgctacataccctttgttggcaatgacagagatcaaacgttttctgtaagtcttcacaaggttctcacacactgttggtggtattttggcccattcctccatgcagatcttctctagagctgtgatgttctggggctgtcgctggacaacacggactttcaactccctccacagattttctatggggttgacatctggagactggctaggccactccaggaccttgaaatgcttcttacgaagccactccttcgttacccgggtggtgtgtttgggatcatcgtcctgctgaaagacccagccacgtttcaccttcaatgcccttgttgatggaaggaggttttcactcaaaatgtgacgatacatggccccattcattctttcctttacacggatcagtcgtcctggtcccttggcagaaaaacaggcctaaagcatgatgtttccacccccatgcttcacagtaggcatggtgttctttggatgcaactcagCATTCATTCTCCTCCAAACACGAAGAGTAGAGTTCTgaccaaaaagttctactttggtttcatctgaccatatgatattctcccagtcatcttctggatcatccaaatgctctctagcaaacttgaGACGGGCCTTGACATGTACTGGCTTAAGCAGGGGGACACGTCTGgcactgcaggtttgagtccctggcggcgtagtgtgttactgatggtagcctttgttactttggtcccagctctctgcaggtcattcactaggttcccccgtgtggttctggatttttgctcaccgttcttgtgatcattttgaccccacGGGGTGTGATCTTGCATGGAGCCCCAGATCGAGGGAGATTATCAGTGGTCTTGTAagtgttccattttctaataattgatcccacagttgatttctttacaccaagctgtttacctattgcagattcagtattcccagctaggtgcaggtttataattttgtttcgggtgtcctttgacagctctctagttttggccatggtggagtttagagtgtgactgtttgaggttgtggacaagtgtgttttatactgataaYGAGTTCAAAtaggtgccattaatacaggtaacaagtggaggacagaggagcctatattgccaataaattctttaaaaatgagaaaatgtgattttctggattttttttttccttttttctcatagttgaggtttatatctatgatgaaaattacaggcctctctcatctttttaagtgggagaacttgcacaattggtggctgactaaatacttttttgccccactgtaaaTGTATGCGCACATTGTGTGATTCCAAAGAATATGtaatatttaccaaataattttttgcccAGTCTAATAAATGGAAATTTATATTATAGTTAGCAAATATAACAAGAAATACTAAGACCTCTTGTCGCCGTTGTTAATCTCGTGTAAGAGACATTTTACCaactttttgttatgtttttgagCAGTTAATTGTTACACCAAATTAAGCGACCTAGAAATGTGCAGTATCTGCATGTACGTCTTGAAAACCAGCGAGGAGAAAAGCATTTAGCTGAGATTGTAACTTTAAGGAATCTTTACAGTGCAGCTGAAAAtaggatgtgtttttttattattattttcgggggagaaaaaaagttgaagttGAACACTGACAGATTGCACTGAATGCCGATGTGCTATTGTTTAAATATGCAAACCCCCTTTAGCGGGGGAAGACGGCTAAAAGGGGTTAGTCGTCTCATGATCAATGATGATTATTTATCAATCATCATCGGTAAATGattgagaaatgattgaaaGTGCAGTTGTAAGAGGGAGGGCGttcaaaacgttttaaaatatttctaccaGGTCTTGATTACAGTAAGATCTGCTTTAATATAATGAGAAAGAACCCGGATCCCAAGTCTCAATTTACGATGGCCATTATAATCCGTTACCTTACTGTCCAGTAataacctgttttctttttttcaaaattctacACGTCTTCTCGACAATCTAGACTTCAATATAATATTTGACcctcataaaaacatattttattcgTAAATACAATGGTAAGAGCTTAAATTATCTTCTTGCAGGTTTGCATTGACAAATGCACTATCGCTGCTATTATGGGTCGCATAATTTGTTGTGCCGTTTCCATAGTAACCCCTTTTTTGAAGATAAATTGCAGAATGTGTCGTCAAACTTTAACAGATGAAACAAGTTTTTCTTGATAAAATACAAAGCGGTTCTTAGCTAAGGCTATCAAACGTAGTTTTTCACTGAGCGGATATTTATCAACCAATGTTTTATGCGATTATATTTACCTTGTCTCTTTGCATGTGTAACATAGTTAATATTGTATTGAATTCCACTTGTCATTACTTTCAAGTTTGGGTTCATGTGTAATGGGTGCAACAGCACCCCCACTTGGTGGTTGGCAGGATCTATTATAGTGAACATAGACATCTCGTTGCCAGTTCATGAGAGATGGGCGCGAGGTAGGTTCACTGAGTCTAACGCTCcagtaaaatgttatgttaGTTTGTTGCTAACATGAAATGCTGTTCCTTGTAAGGTGCTGAACCCGCTGTGATGAACCTGATTCCTGATTAGTCCATATTCTGTTTTACACAGGTACATATTTTTTTNNNNNNNNNNNNNNNNNNNNNNNNNNNNNNNNNNNNNNNNNNNNNNNNNNNNNNNNNNNNNNNNNNNNNNNNNNNNNNNNNNNNNNNNNNNNNNNNNNNNNNNNNNNNNNNNNNNNNNNNNNNNNNNNNNNNNNNNNNNNACGGCTGTTGGCCAGTTCATGAGAGATGGGCGCGAGGTGCTGAACCCGCTGTGATGAACCTGATTCCTGATTAGTCCATATTCTGTTTTACACAGAGATAAACGACGTTTCATCTCTTCCTGTCTTCTGGCCCTTATTAAACACAACGCAGAACTGATTCGAACTGATCGATCACGATTACCGAGGTTACACATGTGCTTGATATCCTCCTCTGGCACATCTCTGGACCGCAGAAAATGATAAAGTCGTCCTCCATAATCAATGTAGACACACTCCACCACGTTAAAACATGCCTTTTCCCCAAAAAAAAGTAACTCGcgatttttcaaaaatgtcacgGGATCTCAAGataagtcgggatctcgagatctCGACTTAGTTTCTCGGGAtctcgagaaaaaaaaagtcgggatctcgagataataactCGGGATCTCGAGATTATAAATCGGGATCTCGAGATTATAAATCGGGATCTCGAGATCTCGACTTAGTTTCTTGGGATCTCGAGATAACaagtcgggatttctttcctttttttttttctccatgtccccttaggggctccgtaTAATGTCTTTAATTAGATCCAGTGCAGGAAGACCTCTGCAGAGGGCACCTATCAGACATAGCAAAAACTATCCAATGGCATGATCGAAATAAACAGcaacactttttaaattctttttatgTGCACTGAAAGTTGCTAAATACTTTGAAGTATTTCTTTTCTTAACCTTATATATAAATCAGCGGCAATAAGATGATCTCTTGGGGACTTCCAGTTTTCTACCATAAGCAGACAACAAAGTTCAAAGACTGTTTCAGCACAGGGATATTGGTCTTTTGGTGTACACTCCTTCCATACACACAGCGACCACCTCCATAAAAACAGGTTTGAGTCTATccttcacaaaaatataaaggatttatttgtttaaagaCAGTCTGAAGTAAAGCCTAATTATGTCATCCAACTCTGACATTTTGCAGCTTCTTTCACTTTAAGAAGGGAACAGTCTTTAGCAGAAGGcctattttccttttttgaggAGTTTTTTGCTCTGGCAGAAGTTGAAGGTGGCAATTCTGTCTccatttttttccagctttgctGAAACATCAGTCAAtctgcacacaaacagatgAGAAAGGACAATTATTTACACTGCAAATCAACGTTAAAGTTACCTTTAATATTGTATCCTTAGGACCCTGCTTAAAGCAATTTACTGTTTTGGGGAGAATTACAGTAATAGCAGCAAAATGTTCAAACCTctattttactgaaaaagagGAAGGACTATATTAGTTAGCATGCAAGTATAAACACAGATTTGGAAATATACAGTCTATTTAAGGTAAAAGGTATcatgcataaaaacacacaaggaaATATTGTTAACAGTTcctttttattacaaaaattaaacatcacattaagttttatttagttaaatgaAGCATACCATTTCCACACCTGTGCAATAGATGTACTGATAGTGTAGCTCAGGGAGTGAGATGTAATTTCAGTCCTGAGCTGACACAGCACACAGTGCAGGAAAATGATTTCGTGATTCTcataatgtaacttttttaaacGCCGTAACACAAACATAAGACAAAATAGCATAGATATGCACTTTAGTTGGTGTTGGCAAATTGGTGAAGGGATCCTACGATCAGATCTACAGCCAGTCGCAGATCGGTGGCTGTATGACTTGCACCAGATCAATGCAAGtcatacattttccttttaaatatatgcatatataaaCGTTTCTGTCCTCCACTGAACTAAAAGTTACACAGTTTAACACAGCAGACATCTTATTTAGAAGGTGGCTGACACAGCTAACCTTAGTTTCattataaaacattcaaacagaagaacaataaaataaacgcATCAAACACTTACGGGACAATTTCAGCAATCAACAGCTGTTCCATCCTTTATTCAGCTGTGTGATTTAACATTGTAAATCAGCTTATTCCCATAACCGCGTAAGCTAACAAACATGCTAACTACTAGCCATAACCGTTCGGATTTAGAGACCAAACTAACTCATTTGATTTACTCACCTTTTGTTCTTCCAGTAGTGCAATGGATGCTTCGGGAACTCCTCTGGCACGtaaaaagtcacttaaatcagACATCTTTCTCCAGAACGTTAGTTAGCTGTCCGCCACAACTCGCATCTGTGGATCGGAAGCCGGTTGCTTGTCTGggtcacattttgttttgttttttcctctgaagtctgaaaaaaaaaatatttttttgggccgctgattttttttttcctctgaattcttaaaatttctttctttatttattttttttgggccactaattttttttttttttttttttttacgtttttccctctgaattcggagattttttttttctgacctactgaaaaaaaagaattctgacacttcttttttttcagtggccctaatctaCTGAGCCCCAAAGGGGacatggagagagaaaaaaggaaagaaatcccgacttattatctcgagatcccgacttattatctcgaaagtcgggatctcgagataataagtcgggatttctttccttttttttttctccatgcccccttaggggctccgtaCTAATCCTCTTCAGTAgatatcaatttaaaaaagcttttaaagcgttttttttaactcttacAGTTTCAttgagctaatttttttttgaaactttttttttttatccaaaggTTTTGATCAcaacagctgattttttttcttttattgaatactactttttttaaatgacgtgattttttttttttttttgattgaataattgtgaaacaaatttaactccATAATATCAGgccatatttgattttttttttttttttttgtatttctttatgtCATGTGGTCCACACTCCTTACCggttggtggcggtaatgcttACCTAACGGTCTTGCCAATCGCCAGTAAAACttaagaagaaggaggaggaagcggAAGAAGACTGCTGTTATGTCTATGGTTATTTAGACGTAATCGTGACACTGAACTAACTGGGTGTGTGAGCCACTGTACCGCTTCAAAAGCAGCAGCGAAGTATATCGTTAAGCTATGGACAGAACGTTCAGTCGGATGAAGACACAGAGTCTGAATAGACTGGACCTGAGTAAGAAAGGCAGCGTGGATGAAGACATTGAACATGTGGTGTCTCTGCTCAACAGCTGTGATCAGTTCTTCACCACCAGCTCATGTTCCGGCAGGATCATCCTCATCGATGGGGTCAGACAGGCTTTTAAAGTTCTACTAACTCTTTGTCAGAATCACCCAGGTCTACTTTCTACTCTCAGAAAGTTTTCTCTAAGGAAGATGGATGAGAAAAATAACAGGTCTTGAAGGCAAATCacgtttttgctttaaataggCACTACTAAATGAGTAGTTCCATCACCACTAAATGTATAATATGGTGGAGGCTGTCGTGGCCATTTaggagagaattaaaaaaaaaaaatccatccatacTTATGGAAATAGCTCAATAAAATTACTTCATGGAAGCACCAAAAGGTTTAAAATAGA
The Poecilia reticulata strain Guanapo linkage group LG17, Guppy_female_1.0+MT, whole genome shotgun sequence DNA segment above includes these coding regions:
- the LOC103479208 gene encoding uncharacterized protein LOC103479208, with amino-acid sequence MDSTPTARKGSFGEMEDLSDCDDQTLNHLDSSYNRSGVVDFTDPPHSESTPRQPQPFSSENSGSVPHMDEGDTVVWNPEEDLIGLDDDSDIVVTLNYDNTEEVVQDDLSSPFEHGSPILLPSARSLFSSQIQTSNMEAGQTGQDSGLIPPEDSHPNSSCLLPQSVSAGNSENLANHLHVSICRIKVVEDLLAVFMENNILNQTLKIEFVNERAIDDAGVSREVYTAFWEQFLEQCEGETERVPRLRPDFCESEWQAIGHIWVKGFLDHGVIPVRLSKAFILACVHGIESVDDDVLIPSFLNYFPLVEISAVEKALRGTMDQGDEEDLLDLFTRMGSHFLPPNENIQQAIETMAHKAILQEPKYILDCFSTSMACVQVELADKKSLLSLYEKKKASGKRLLQLFE